A single window of Actinoallomurus bryophytorum DNA harbors:
- a CDS encoding 1,4-dihydroxy-2-naphthoate polyprenyltransferase produces the protein MASPSQWVAGARPRTLPNSIVPVLVGTGIAIGFGHAIWWRAAVALVVSMLLQIGVNFANDYSDGIRGTDEERVGPLRLVGSKVAAPRQVLAAAVGCFLLAAVAGLVLAAVTSWWLLLIGAAAIAAGWFYTGGSRPYGYRALGEISVFVFFGLVSVVGTAYVQLEGLPWAAWVAAIPVGLLSCSMLVVNNLRDIPSDRDSGKRTLAVVLGDGRTRLLYTGCAIAAFCCVPVIAIAHPWAMLGLPAALWAISPVRRVLRGATGRDLIPVLGETGRLQIIFGVLFAVGLAL, from the coding sequence GTGGCTTCGCCCTCCCAGTGGGTCGCCGGTGCGCGACCACGCACGCTCCCGAACTCCATCGTCCCCGTCCTGGTCGGCACCGGCATCGCGATCGGCTTCGGCCACGCGATCTGGTGGCGTGCGGCGGTCGCGCTGGTCGTCTCCATGCTGCTGCAGATCGGTGTCAACTTCGCCAACGACTACAGCGACGGCATCCGTGGCACCGACGAGGAACGCGTCGGGCCGTTGCGCCTGGTCGGCTCCAAGGTCGCGGCGCCCCGGCAGGTGCTCGCGGCGGCGGTCGGCTGTTTCCTGCTGGCGGCCGTGGCGGGGCTGGTCCTGGCGGCGGTGACGAGCTGGTGGCTGCTGCTCATCGGCGCGGCGGCGATCGCGGCCGGGTGGTTCTACACCGGCGGATCGCGGCCGTACGGCTACCGGGCGCTGGGCGAGATCTCGGTGTTCGTCTTCTTCGGGCTCGTGTCGGTCGTCGGCACCGCGTACGTGCAGCTCGAGGGGCTGCCGTGGGCCGCCTGGGTGGCGGCGATCCCGGTGGGCCTGCTGTCGTGCTCGATGCTCGTCGTCAACAACCTGCGCGACATCCCGAGCGACCGTGACTCCGGCAAGCGCACCCTCGCGGTGGTACTCGGCGACGGGCGCACGCGCCTGCTGTACACCGGATGCGCGATCGCCGCGTTCTGCTGCGTGCCGGTCATCGCCATCGCGCATCCGTGGGCGATGCTCGGCCTGCCGGCCGCGCTGTGGGCGATCTCCCCGGTACGCCGGGTGCTGCGCGGCGCGACCGGCAGGGACCTGATCCCCGTACTGGGCGAGACCGGCCGCCTGCAGATCATCTTCGGCGTGCTCTTCGCGGTCGGCCTGGCGCTCTGA
- a CDS encoding DMT family transporter, with amino-acid sequence MTDQDNATVRRAIALPAGFGAAALGVLAFSFTLPATSFALRGFGPYTIGLGRAAIAAVLAVVALRLTRAARPSGRQWASLVVVALGVVFGFPVLSTLALGHGSSASHAAVVIGLLPVMTAVFAVVRAGERPSWAFWAASLAGAACILAFTLRNGPGRFSAADVLLLGALLTAGLGYAEGGRLAREMPGGAVVSWALVIAAPVTVPVTVALFAAEPPRWSAAAVGGLAYLTVVSMFLGFFAWYSGLARAGVARASQVQLAQPLLTLLWSWLLLGEHAGMSTVVAAAGVLVCVLVAQRARVSRDMTGSPAIRRTVSQEAVSRRGAVDG; translated from the coding sequence ATGACAGATCAGGATAACGCTACTGTGCGGCGCGCGATAGCGCTGCCCGCGGGATTCGGCGCCGCCGCGCTCGGGGTCCTCGCCTTCTCCTTCACCCTGCCGGCCACCTCCTTCGCGCTGCGCGGCTTCGGCCCGTACACGATCGGCCTCGGCCGTGCCGCGATCGCCGCCGTGCTCGCGGTGGTGGCGCTGCGCCTGACACGCGCGGCGCGTCCGAGCGGTCGCCAGTGGGCCTCCCTCGTCGTGGTCGCGCTCGGCGTCGTCTTCGGTTTCCCGGTCCTGTCCACGCTCGCGCTCGGCCACGGCTCCTCCGCCTCTCACGCCGCCGTGGTGATCGGGCTGCTGCCCGTCATGACGGCGGTGTTCGCCGTCGTACGCGCGGGCGAACGGCCCTCATGGGCGTTCTGGGCGGCGAGTCTGGCCGGCGCGGCGTGCATCCTCGCCTTCACCCTGCGGAACGGACCGGGGCGCTTCTCCGCCGCCGACGTCCTGCTGCTCGGGGCGCTGCTGACCGCCGGTCTCGGGTACGCCGAGGGCGGCCGGCTGGCACGCGAGATGCCGGGCGGCGCCGTGGTCTCCTGGGCGCTGGTCATCGCCGCGCCCGTCACCGTCCCGGTGACGGTGGCGCTGTTCGCCGCCGAGCCGCCGCGCTGGAGCGCCGCGGCCGTCGGTGGGCTCGCCTACCTGACCGTCGTCTCGATGTTCCTGGGGTTCTTCGCCTGGTACTCAGGGCTCGCCCGTGCGGGGGTCGCGCGGGCGAGCCAGGTGCAGCTCGCCCAGCCGCTGCTGACGCTGCTCTGGTCGTGGCTGCTGCTCGGCGAGCACGCGGGAATGAGCACCGTGGTGGCCGCGGCCGGCGTACTGGTGTGCGTCCTGGTCGCCCAGCGGGCCCGGGTCTCGCGGGATATGACAGGATCGCCCGCGATTCGGCGTACTGTGTCACAAGAGGCGGTCTCACGACGAGGAGCGGTAGATGGCTGA
- the dapA gene encoding 4-hydroxy-tetrahydrodipicolinate synthase, producing the protein MAPSTIPEPQERDDAAPFGRMLTAMVTPMTADGAVDYDGAARLATYLVDQQRNDGLVVSGTTGESPTTTDTEDERLLRTVVDAVGDRATIVAGVGTNNTVHTLKLARQAESAGADGLLVVTPYYNKPPQEGLARHFETVADATGLPVMLYDIPGRTGTPIATETLLRLAAHPRIIAVKDAKGDLFAASKVMAETDLVFYSGDDALNLPWLSVGAAGFVSVVGHVVGADLHDMIDAFLAGDTERARRIHRRLVPVITAIMTRTQGVIAAKAALSLVGQPGGAVRPPLVDATPEFTAALREDLIAGGVKILEGP; encoded by the coding sequence ATGGCACCCAGCACGATCCCTGAGCCGCAGGAGCGCGACGACGCGGCGCCCTTCGGCCGGATGCTCACCGCGATGGTCACTCCGATGACGGCCGACGGCGCCGTCGACTACGACGGCGCGGCGCGTCTCGCGACGTACCTCGTCGACCAGCAGCGCAACGACGGCCTCGTCGTCAGCGGCACGACCGGTGAGTCCCCCACGACGACCGACACCGAGGACGAGCGCCTGCTCCGGACCGTCGTCGACGCGGTGGGCGACCGCGCGACCATCGTCGCGGGTGTGGGTACCAACAACACCGTGCACACCCTGAAGCTGGCGCGCCAGGCGGAGAGCGCGGGAGCCGACGGGCTGCTCGTGGTCACCCCGTACTACAACAAGCCACCGCAGGAGGGTCTCGCGCGCCACTTCGAGACCGTGGCCGACGCGACCGGGCTCCCGGTGATGCTCTATGACATCCCCGGCCGTACCGGCACGCCGATCGCGACCGAGACGCTGCTGCGCCTCGCCGCGCACCCCCGGATCATCGCGGTCAAGGACGCCAAGGGCGACCTGTTCGCGGCGTCCAAGGTGATGGCGGAGACCGACCTGGTGTTCTACTCCGGCGACGACGCCCTCAACCTGCCCTGGCTCTCGGTGGGCGCGGCCGGGTTCGTCAGCGTGGTCGGACACGTGGTCGGCGCCGACCTGCACGACATGATCGACGCATTCCTCGCCGGGGACACCGAGCGCGCGCGGCGGATTCACCGTCGCCTGGTGCCCGTGATCACTGCGATCATGACCCGGACGCAGGGTGTGATCGCTGCGAAGGCCGCGCTGTCGCTCGTCGGCCAGCCGGGTGGGGCCGTACGGCCCCCGCTGGTGGACGCGACGCCGGAGTTCACCGCCGCGCTGAGGGAGGACCTCATCGCCGGCGGCGTCAAGATCTTGGAGGGTCCGTGA
- a CDS encoding GNAT family N-acetyltransferase, whose protein sequence is MGEGMVTVRDAGPEDAEALARVRSLSWRSAYDGLLSPALIEIATGPDWVERQRAFLTETPGRRALLAEDGDAAVGMAVYGPDRDPGGHAELYAIYVLPGYWSKNVGAPLMDGVLDGVRTGGYSRIALWVLAANLRARRFYERYGFAATEQKIIERFGHMTYDVRYEREVR, encoded by the coding sequence GTGGGTGAGGGCATGGTGACGGTACGGGACGCCGGGCCGGAAGACGCGGAGGCGCTGGCACGCGTGCGCTCGCTGAGCTGGCGGTCCGCCTACGACGGCCTGCTGTCGCCGGCGCTGATCGAGATCGCCACCGGCCCGGACTGGGTGGAGCGGCAGCGGGCGTTCCTCACCGAGACGCCCGGCCGGCGGGCACTGCTGGCCGAGGACGGCGACGCGGCCGTGGGGATGGCCGTGTACGGTCCGGACCGGGATCCGGGCGGTCATGCGGAGCTCTACGCCATCTACGTCCTGCCCGGCTACTGGTCCAAGAACGTCGGCGCGCCGCTCATGGACGGCGTGCTCGACGGCGTCCGCACCGGCGGCTACTCCCGGATCGCCCTGTGGGTGCTGGCCGCCAACCTGCGCGCACGGCGCTTCTACGAGCGGTACGGTTTCGCAGCCACCGAGCAGAAGATCATCGAACGGTTCGGCCACATGACGTACGACGTCCGATACGAACGGGAGGTCCGTTGA
- a CDS encoding CGNR zinc finger domain-containing protein: protein MSGSDSALLLRDFVNTYDVQCDIDEFGAPSDLGGWLSEHGLAAPGDRADEFDLGIAVALREGLRAAMPARREPCDRPDHLDGLLAGLPLRLSLDGPVLVPVHRGIRGALAGVAAAVVASDADGTWARLKVCQEPTCRWAFLDTSKNRSRTWCSMRMCGNRTKTRAYRERQRVSD from the coding sequence GTGAGCGGCTCGGACAGCGCCCTGCTGCTGCGCGACTTCGTCAACACCTACGACGTCCAGTGCGACATCGACGAGTTCGGCGCGCCGTCCGACCTCGGCGGCTGGCTGTCCGAGCACGGGCTGGCGGCGCCCGGCGACCGCGCCGACGAGTTCGACCTGGGGATCGCGGTCGCGCTGCGGGAGGGACTGCGGGCGGCCATGCCGGCGCGCCGTGAGCCGTGCGACCGGCCGGACCACCTCGACGGCCTCCTGGCCGGGCTGCCACTGCGGCTGTCGCTCGACGGCCCGGTGCTCGTCCCCGTGCACCGCGGGATCCGCGGCGCGCTCGCCGGGGTCGCCGCGGCGGTCGTGGCGAGCGACGCCGACGGCACCTGGGCACGCCTCAAGGTCTGCCAGGAGCCGACCTGCCGCTGGGCCTTCCTCGACACCTCCAAGAACCGCTCGCGCACGTGGTGCTCGATGCGCATGTGCGGCAACCGCACGAAGACCCGCGCGTACCGGGAGCGGCAGCGCGTGAGCGACTGA
- a CDS encoding ABC transporter ATP-binding protein — MGVVIDAHLVVRRTGFALDIELTVAEGEVVAVLGPNGAGKTTALRALAGLLPLSSGHIRFGGEEWRDRPADRRPVGMVFQDYLLFPHLTALDNVAFGPRCQGVRKGESRRLAAEWLERVGLADYAGRRPSALSGGQAQRVALARALAVRPRLLLLDEPLAALDVDTRREIRAGLRRHLAEFDGASVLVTHDPLDAMALADRLIVIEDGRVVQEGAPAHIARRPRTDYVARLVGLNLYRGTADGHTVTLDGLTLTVTEPLKGEVFLAFPPTAVALFRTRPEGSPRNLWQATVGGVEPHGDQVRVLLDGPVPASADITPAALADLRLTEGDPVWAAVKATETHAYPA, encoded by the coding sequence ATGGGTGTCGTGATCGACGCTCACCTGGTCGTACGGCGTACGGGGTTCGCCCTCGACATCGAGCTGACGGTCGCCGAGGGCGAGGTCGTGGCGGTGCTCGGCCCCAACGGCGCGGGCAAGACCACCGCGCTGCGCGCCCTCGCGGGGCTCCTGCCACTCTCCTCCGGGCACATCCGGTTCGGCGGCGAGGAGTGGCGTGACCGGCCCGCGGACCGGCGGCCGGTCGGCATGGTCTTCCAGGACTATCTGCTCTTTCCCCATCTCACGGCGCTGGACAACGTGGCGTTCGGCCCGCGTTGCCAGGGTGTCCGCAAGGGCGAGTCCCGCCGGCTGGCGGCCGAGTGGCTCGAACGCGTCGGCCTCGCCGACTACGCCGGCCGCAGGCCGTCCGCCTTGTCGGGCGGGCAGGCACAACGGGTCGCGCTCGCCCGCGCCCTGGCCGTACGGCCCCGGTTGTTGCTGCTCGACGAGCCGCTGGCCGCGCTCGACGTCGACACCCGCAGGGAGATCCGCGCCGGGCTGCGGCGGCATCTCGCGGAGTTCGACGGGGCGTCGGTGCTCGTCACCCACGACCCGCTCGACGCGATGGCGCTCGCCGACCGGCTGATCGTGATCGAGGACGGCCGCGTCGTCCAGGAGGGCGCGCCCGCCCACATCGCCCGCCGGCCGCGTACGGACTATGTCGCCCGCCTCGTAGGCCTCAACCTCTACCGGGGCACGGCCGACGGCCACACCGTGACGCTGGACGGCCTCACGCTCACCGTGACCGAGCCCCTGAAGGGAGAGGTGTTCCTCGCCTTTCCTCCGACGGCGGTGGCACTGTTCCGTACGCGTCCCGAGGGGAGCCCGCGCAACCTGTGGCAGGCGACGGTCGGCGGTGTCGAGCCGCACGGGGACCAGGTACGGGTGCTCCTGGACGGGCCCGTGCCGGCCTCGGCGGACATCACCCCCGCCGCCCTGGCCGACCTTCGCCTGACCGAAGGTGATCCGGTGTGGGCGGCCGTCAAGGCCACGGAGACGCACGCCTATCCGGCGTGA
- the modB gene encoding molybdate ABC transporter permease subunit has translation MNRRAPWVLVVPAIAGLVFLILPVAGLLVRAPWSTLGTRLGQPEILDALRLSLICATLATLFCLLLGVPLAWVLARVAFPGRRLVRALVTVPLVLPPVVGGVALLLALGRNGLVGQWLDRWFGLTLPFTTAGVVVAEAFVALPFLVISVEGALRAADLRYEDAAATLGASRWTTFRRVTLPLIAPGIGAGAVLCWARALGEFGATITFAGNFPGRTQTMPLAVYLALETDPQAAIVLSLVLLAVSVVVLTGLRGRWVS, from the coding sequence GTGAACCGCCGGGCACCCTGGGTGCTCGTGGTGCCCGCGATCGCCGGGTTGGTCTTTCTCATCCTGCCCGTGGCGGGCCTGCTGGTCCGCGCTCCCTGGTCCACGCTCGGCACCCGGCTCGGCCAGCCGGAGATCCTCGACGCGCTGCGCCTGTCACTGATCTGCGCGACCCTCGCGACCTTGTTCTGCCTGCTGCTCGGCGTGCCGCTCGCGTGGGTGCTCGCCCGCGTCGCCTTCCCCGGCCGGCGCCTCGTGCGCGCGCTGGTGACCGTGCCGCTCGTGCTGCCGCCGGTGGTCGGCGGTGTGGCCCTCCTGCTGGCTCTCGGCCGCAACGGGCTGGTCGGGCAGTGGCTGGACCGCTGGTTCGGCCTGACCCTGCCGTTCACCACCGCCGGGGTCGTGGTGGCCGAGGCGTTCGTCGCCCTGCCCTTTCTCGTGATCAGCGTCGAGGGGGCGCTGCGCGCCGCGGACCTTCGGTACGAGGACGCCGCGGCGACGCTCGGCGCCTCGCGCTGGACGACCTTCCGGCGCGTCACGCTGCCGCTCATCGCGCCCGGAATCGGGGCCGGGGCGGTGCTGTGCTGGGCGCGGGCGCTGGGTGAGTTCGGGGCCACCATCACGTTCGCCGGCAACTTCCCTGGCCGTACCCAGACCATGCCGCTCGCGGTCTACCTCGCCCTGGAGACCGACCCGCAGGCCGCGATCGTGCTCAGTCTCGTACTCCTCGCGGTGTCCGTGGTCGTCCTGACCGGGCTGAGGGGGCGATGGGTGTCGTGA
- a CDS encoding PLP-dependent aminotransferase family protein: MEDDSSIATLAAELRGTVAALRAGDRLPSSRALMARHQVSPVTVSRAIGLLSAEGLIVTRPGSGTYVAERARPRVPVDLAYAWQAVPLADRTVDAGGVVAMLSPPPDGVIALSGGYLAPELQPERALATAAARAVRRPGAWERPPLYGLGGLREWFARTAGGDVTGADVTITGGGQAAVTLALRALLPPGAPLLVESPTYPGALDSARAAGLRPVPVPVDDQGLRTDLLADAFAASGARAVYCQPTFHNPTGAVLAPARREHVLDVARAAGAFVIEDDFARHLAIDPAPPSLISADREGRVVHISSLTKVTAPSVRVAAVAARGPVAERIRATQLVDSFFVARPLQEAALELVGSPAWPRHVRMVGEALRRRRDTLVSAMASHGLRPAVVPRGGLHVWAGLPAGTDDVALAEAALRAGVLVGAGRRYFPAEPAGPRLRLSYGSAAGEGELADGAARLARVLSATG, from the coding sequence ATGGAAGACGATAGCAGTATCGCCACCCTGGCAGCCGAGCTGCGTGGCACGGTGGCGGCGCTGCGGGCCGGCGACCGGCTGCCCTCCAGCCGGGCGCTGATGGCCCGGCACCAGGTCAGCCCGGTCACCGTGTCGCGGGCGATCGGGCTGCTCAGCGCGGAGGGCCTGATCGTCACCAGACCCGGCAGCGGCACGTACGTCGCCGAGCGCGCTCGGCCTCGCGTCCCGGTGGACCTCGCCTACGCCTGGCAGGCGGTCCCTCTCGCCGACCGCACCGTCGACGCCGGCGGCGTCGTGGCGATGCTGTCCCCGCCTCCCGACGGGGTGATCGCGCTGAGCGGCGGCTACCTCGCACCGGAGCTTCAGCCCGAACGTGCCCTGGCCACGGCCGCGGCACGCGCCGTACGGCGGCCCGGCGCGTGGGAGCGTCCGCCGCTCTATGGCCTGGGTGGGCTGCGCGAGTGGTTCGCACGTACGGCGGGCGGCGACGTGACCGGGGCGGACGTCACGATCACCGGGGGCGGGCAGGCCGCGGTGACACTCGCTCTGCGGGCGCTGCTGCCGCCCGGCGCGCCGCTGCTCGTCGAATCGCCCACCTATCCGGGCGCGCTGGACTCGGCCCGCGCCGCCGGCCTGCGGCCCGTGCCCGTACCGGTCGATGACCAGGGGCTGCGGACGGACCTGCTCGCCGACGCGTTCGCCGCCTCCGGGGCACGCGCGGTGTACTGCCAGCCCACCTTCCACAACCCGACCGGCGCCGTGCTCGCCCCCGCCCGCCGCGAGCACGTGCTCGACGTCGCCCGCGCGGCCGGGGCGTTCGTCATCGAGGACGACTTCGCGCGGCATCTCGCGATCGACCCGGCGCCGCCGTCGCTGATCTCGGCCGACCGCGAGGGCCGGGTCGTGCACATCTCCTCGCTCACGAAAGTGACCGCACCGAGCGTCCGTGTCGCCGCGGTGGCCGCCCGCGGCCCGGTCGCCGAACGCATCCGCGCGACGCAGCTGGTCGACTCGTTCTTCGTCGCCCGGCCGCTGCAGGAGGCCGCTCTGGAGCTCGTCGGCTCCCCCGCCTGGCCCCGCCACGTCCGCATGGTCGGCGAGGCGCTACGGCGGCGACGCGACACGCTCGTGTCCGCGATGGCCTCGCACGGGCTCCGTCCCGCCGTGGTGCCGCGCGGAGGCCTGCACGTGTGGGCCGGGCTGCCGGCCGGCACCGACGATGTCGCGCTCGCCGAGGCGGCGCTGCGGGCCGGTGTCCTGGTCGGCGCGGGCCGCCGCTACTTCCCCGCCGAACCCGCCGGTCCCCGCCTGCGGCTCAGCTACGGATCCGCGGCCGGTGAGGGCGAGCTCGCCGACGGCGCCGCACGCCTCGCCCGCGTACTCTCCGCGACCGGGTAG
- the ung gene encoding uracil-DNA glycosylase: MSFDLLELLPGPWRDLIEPLLDPAAARRLADFVSAEYAEQTVYPALPDLFSAFRLCSPDEARVLILGQDPYHGAGQAHGLSFSVREGVRVPPSLRNVFKELRDDLGVPMPAGGDLTPWAGRGVLLLNAVLTVRAGKPGSHAGKGWEEFTDAVIRALDAREERVVFVLWGAYARKKRDLVTGTRHVVLEAGHPSPMNPRGFLGTRPFSAVNKALADAGRPEVDWTLDEKIF, translated from the coding sequence ATGTCCTTCGATCTTCTCGAGCTCCTGCCCGGCCCGTGGCGTGACCTCATCGAACCCCTGCTCGATCCCGCCGCGGCGCGCCGGCTGGCCGACTTCGTGTCCGCCGAGTACGCCGAGCAGACCGTCTATCCGGCGCTGCCCGACCTGTTCAGCGCCTTCCGGCTGTGCTCGCCGGACGAGGCCAGGGTGCTCATCCTGGGCCAGGACCCCTACCACGGCGCCGGCCAGGCACACGGCCTGAGCTTCAGCGTGCGCGAGGGCGTGCGCGTCCCGCCGTCGCTGCGCAACGTGTTCAAGGAGCTGCGCGACGACCTGGGCGTCCCGATGCCGGCCGGCGGCGACCTGACGCCCTGGGCGGGACGCGGGGTGCTGCTGCTCAACGCGGTGCTGACGGTACGCGCGGGCAAGCCGGGCTCACACGCGGGGAAGGGCTGGGAGGAGTTCACCGACGCGGTGATCCGCGCGCTGGACGCCAGGGAGGAGCGCGTCGTGTTCGTGCTCTGGGGCGCCTACGCGCGCAAGAAGCGCGATCTGGTCACCGGCACCCGCCACGTCGTCCTGGAGGCGGGACACCCGAGCCCGATGAACCCGCGCGGCTTCCTGGGCACCCGCCCGTTCAGCGCGGTCAACAAGGCCCTGGCCGACGCCGGCCGGCCCGAGGTCGACTGGACCCTCGACGAGAAGATCTTCTAG
- a CDS encoding MFS transporter codes for MITSASPAVPAAAAATPGRRRWLGMVVIGLGVSLIIVDATIVNVMLPRVVDDLHLTTADAEWITSVYSLVFAALLIPFGMAGDAYGRRRMFVLGTVVFVAASLLAAVSGSGSALIGARLLQGAGASMILPATLSTVTAVFKGRDRAIAFGVWGSLIGGMAALGPLLGGWLATSYGWRWAFGVNLPLGAVVIVGALLLVPETRDRAAARGIDWTGGLLSAAGLAAIVFALIEGQRYGWWRLTRSFSAGPLHWGSTISPVPVALAAGVIALCALVGVERARAAAGRPVVLDLTLFRIPGFGRGNAAASLISVGELGLMFTLPLFLQDVHGNSPLQVSVAILPLAVGTLLTGGFAARMSRRLGAARMLQTGMVLEIVAVVLIGLTTHADTTGYELAPWMLIYGIGLGLTTAQLTSIILRDVPPARAGLASGTQSTARQIGSALGIALIGGVFAMSLSHVMTDRLRSTGVPPGQGGVYAARLRDTAGTFARDLRDGDPRVARAADESLAVATDRAAFATAGLLTIGFLLTLGLRQPPEAHPAESPA; via the coding sequence ATGATCACAAGCGCGTCTCCGGCCGTTCCCGCAGCTGCCGCCGCCACTCCAGGACGCCGGCGCTGGCTCGGCATGGTGGTCATCGGCCTCGGCGTCTCGCTGATCATCGTGGACGCCACGATCGTCAACGTCATGCTGCCTCGCGTGGTCGACGACCTTCACCTGACCACGGCCGACGCCGAGTGGATCACCTCGGTCTACTCCCTTGTCTTCGCCGCGCTCCTGATCCCGTTCGGGATGGCCGGTGACGCGTACGGACGCCGGCGAATGTTCGTGCTCGGCACCGTGGTCTTCGTGGCCGCCAGCCTGCTCGCGGCCGTCTCGGGCAGCGGCTCGGCCCTCATCGGCGCGCGTCTGCTGCAGGGTGCCGGTGCGTCGATGATCCTGCCGGCCACGCTCTCCACGGTGACCGCGGTGTTCAAGGGCCGCGACCGGGCCATCGCGTTCGGCGTCTGGGGGTCGCTCATCGGCGGCATGGCCGCGCTCGGCCCGCTGCTCGGCGGCTGGCTCGCCACGTCGTACGGCTGGCGCTGGGCGTTCGGGGTGAACCTCCCGCTCGGCGCGGTGGTGATCGTCGGTGCGCTGCTGCTGGTCCCGGAGACGCGGGACCGTGCGGCCGCGCGCGGCATCGACTGGACCGGCGGCCTGCTCAGCGCGGCCGGGCTCGCCGCCATCGTGTTCGCGCTGATCGAGGGGCAGCGGTACGGCTGGTGGCGGCTCACCCGGTCCTTCTCCGCCGGGCCGCTGCACTGGGGCTCCACGATCTCTCCGGTGCCCGTCGCACTGGCCGCCGGGGTGATCGCTCTGTGCGCGCTCGTCGGCGTGGAGCGCGCGCGGGCCGCGGCCGGCCGGCCGGTCGTGCTCGACCTGACGCTGTTCCGCATACCGGGCTTCGGCCGCGGCAACGCCGCGGCGTCCCTGATCAGCGTTGGTGAGCTCGGGCTGATGTTCACGCTGCCGCTCTTCCTGCAGGACGTGCACGGCAACTCCCCGCTCCAGGTCAGCGTCGCGATCCTGCCGCTCGCCGTCGGCACCCTGCTCACGGGCGGTTTCGCGGCGCGGATGTCACGCCGCCTCGGCGCCGCGCGGATGCTGCAGACCGGCATGGTCCTCGAGATCGTCGCCGTGGTGCTCATCGGCCTCACGACACATGCCGACACCACCGGGTACGAACTCGCGCCCTGGATGCTCATCTACGGCATCGGACTCGGGCTGACCACGGCGCAGCTCACGAGCATCATCCTGCGCGACGTGCCGCCGGCCCGCGCGGGCCTGGCCTCCGGAACCCAGTCGACGGCGCGGCAGATCGGGTCGGCGCTGGGCATCGCGCTGATCGGCGGCGTCTTCGCGATGAGCCTGAGTCATGTCATGACCGACCGGCTGCGCTCCACCGGTGTCCCGCCGGGGCAGGGCGGCGTGTACGCCGCGCGGCTGCGTGACACGGCCGGGACCTTCGCCCGTGACCTGCGCGACGGCGACCCCCGTGTCGCCCGCGCCGCCGACGAGAGCCTGGCGGTGGCGACCGACCGCGCGGCCTTCGCCACCGCCGGACTGCTGACCATCGGCTTCCTGCTGACCCTGGGGCTGCGTCAGCCGCCCGAAGCGCATCCGGCAGAATCTCCCGCATGA
- a CDS encoding TOBE domain-containing protein: MTVFRISEVASLLDVSSDTVRRWVDSGRLMAERDDNGHRIVSGVDLAAFVRSPAESEAAFSSARNRLRGIVTDVVRDGVMAKVEIQAGPFRVVSLMSREAADDLGLEPGVLAVAVVKSTNVVVERPE; the protein is encoded by the coding sequence GTGACGGTGTTCCGTATCAGTGAGGTCGCGTCCCTGCTCGACGTCAGCTCGGACACCGTCCGGCGGTGGGTCGACTCGGGACGGCTTATGGCCGAGCGCGACGACAACGGCCATCGGATCGTCTCGGGCGTGGATCTGGCGGCGTTCGTCCGCTCGCCCGCCGAGTCCGAGGCCGCCTTCTCCTCCGCGCGCAACCGGTTGCGCGGGATCGTCACCGATGTCGTACGCGACGGCGTGATGGCGAAGGTGGAGATCCAGGCGGGACCGTTCCGCGTCGTCTCCCTGATGAGCCGGGAGGCGGCCGACGACCTCGGCCTCGAACCCGGCGTCCTCGCCGTCGCCGTCGTCAAGTCCACCAACGTCGTCGTGGAGCGGCCCGAATGA
- a CDS encoding GNAT family N-acetyltransferase, whose translation MGVRPAYPGDVGAVADIQVRAWREGYGGIVPAEALAEMTSDTAIGLWRDRWAEAVSAPPSPRHRLLVAVDEGVITGFAAQGPPEDPDQDAGTTGELLTLLVDPAHQRAGHGSRLLAATVDHLRDDGCATAITWVFAADDVFRAFLMSAGWAPDGAHSKVDMGEPVPMVRLHTGIA comes from the coding sequence GTGGGGGTACGACCGGCCTATCCGGGCGACGTCGGCGCGGTCGCGGACATCCAGGTCCGCGCCTGGCGCGAGGGTTACGGGGGGATCGTCCCGGCCGAGGCGCTGGCCGAGATGACGAGTGACACGGCGATCGGGCTCTGGCGCGACCGCTGGGCCGAGGCGGTGTCGGCCCCGCCGAGCCCGCGGCACCGGCTGCTCGTCGCGGTCGACGAGGGCGTCATCACCGGCTTCGCGGCGCAGGGCCCGCCCGAGGATCCGGACCAGGACGCCGGCACCACCGGGGAGCTGCTGACGCTGCTGGTCGACCCGGCGCACCAGCGGGCCGGCCACGGCAGCCGGCTGCTCGCCGCGACCGTCGACCATCTGCGCGACGACGGCTGCGCGACGGCCATCACGTGGGTGTTCGCGGCCGATGACGTGTTCCGGGCGTTCCTGATGTCGGCCGGGTGGGCGCCGGACGGCGCCCACAGCAAGGTCGACATGGGCGAGCCGGTCCCCATGGTGCGCCTGCACACCGGCATCGCTTAG